The following proteins come from a genomic window of Heyndrickxia acidicola:
- a CDS encoding alpha/beta hydrolase encodes MLDIFSINISAFQEERRIRVYLPKNYDKRDKRYPVLYMHDGQNVFRDEWAVGGVSLGLEDYLNDNEVEVIVAAIDQNSKERINEYCPWVNGKHSEKILGYRSSAGGKGKLYIDFIVNELKPYIDSTYRTITDCTAISGISLGGLISTYAACVYPDIFKHVAVLSSAFWRNQEDIEKFVIESDLSGIQSFYMDCGDREGKGEFIHKEFLASNEAVADVLAEKLPNRIFKVVYGAEHHYQFFRERVPHLFRFLDSLDA; translated from the coding sequence TTGTTGGACATTTTTTCAATAAACATCTCTGCATTTCAAGAAGAAAGGCGTATTAGAGTCTACTTGCCTAAAAACTATGATAAGCGAGACAAAAGATATCCCGTTTTGTATATGCATGATGGACAAAATGTTTTCAGGGATGAGTGGGCGGTTGGAGGCGTGTCTTTGGGCTTGGAAGATTATTTGAATGATAATGAAGTAGAGGTTATAGTGGCTGCCATCGATCAAAATAGCAAGGAACGGATAAATGAGTATTGTCCATGGGTGAATGGCAAACATAGTGAAAAAATATTGGGTTACAGGAGCTCAGCTGGAGGAAAAGGAAAACTATATATTGACTTTATCGTGAATGAATTGAAGCCGTACATAGATTCCACTTATAGAACCATTACAGATTGTACAGCCATATCGGGTATCTCTTTGGGAGGATTAATTTCAACCTATGCGGCGTGTGTGTATCCTGATATCTTTAAACATGTTGCAGTCTTGTCTTCTGCTTTTTGGCGCAATCAGGAGGATATTGAAAAGTTTGTAATAGAATCAGATTTATCAGGGATTCAAAGCTTTTATATGGATTGCGGAGACAGAGAAGGAAAAGGAGAATTCATTCATAAAGAATTTTTAGCATCTAACGAAGCGGTGGCTGATGTTTTGGCTGAAAAGCTCCCTAATAGAATCTTTAAAGTGGTTTACGGAGCAGAACACCATTATCAATTTTTTAGAGAGAGGGTACCTCATTTATTCAGATTCCTGGATTCTTTAGATGCCTAA
- a CDS encoding SDR family oxidoreductase, whose amino-acid sequence MSLEGKRVVVLGGTSGIGLAAAKAFVKESSHVIIASRSSEKLTKAKAEIGSDVEGYEIDFRSEEGAKNFFSKVGEFDHLVVTAGEGAMGHFSELPVAAVREAFDSKFWGQYITVKSALPYLNNKSSITLTSGVYGLRPPRGASTLAAINSAVDGLVRGLSVDLAPIRVNVVSPGIVDTPIYSGMPAEQRNKMYNSMSQQLPVGRVAQPEDIAATYVYLAKNGFTTGTTVLIDGGAHLI is encoded by the coding sequence ATGTCATTAGAAGGAAAGCGTGTGGTGGTTTTAGGGGGAACATCAGGAATCGGCCTGGCTGCTGCAAAGGCCTTTGTGAAAGAATCGTCTCATGTCATTATTGCCAGCCGTTCATCTGAGAAGTTAACGAAAGCAAAAGCTGAAATAGGCTCTGATGTGGAAGGGTATGAAATTGACTTTCGGAGTGAAGAAGGAGCCAAAAACTTCTTTAGTAAGGTTGGTGAATTTGACCACCTAGTTGTTACCGCAGGTGAAGGTGCAATGGGGCACTTTAGTGAACTTCCTGTTGCCGCTGTAAGAGAGGCCTTTGACAGCAAATTCTGGGGTCAATATATCACAGTCAAGTCTGCCCTGCCATACTTAAATAACAAAAGCTCCATCACGTTAACTTCCGGCGTCTATGGTTTACGGCCGCCGCGGGGTGCCAGCACTTTGGCAGCCATAAATTCAGCCGTTGATGGATTAGTCCGCGGGCTTTCAGTCGACCTTGCTCCAATTCGGGTAAACGTTGTTTCACCAGGTATCGTGGATACCCCGATCTATTCAGGAATGCCTGCAGAACAGCGCAATAAAATGTATAACTCTATGAGTCAGCAATTACCTGTTGGTCGAGTCGCACAGCCGGAGGATATTGCTGCCACATACGTATACCTGGCGAAAAACGGTTTTACAACGGGGACTACCGTCCTGATCGATGGCGGAGCCCATTTGATATAA
- the xylB gene encoding xylulokinase yields the protein MNYLIGIDLGTSSVKAILMDREGNILSQAQKSYQIDVPEIGYAEQSPELWWSSTKNVLKKILEQNIDPSRIGGIGFSGQMHGLVMVGKRGESVRPAIIWSDQRSKSQVERINRLIQEEKAAGKMLNSVSTGFAVASLLWVKENEPESYGKTDKVLLPKDYIRFRLTGKLAVEATDASSTLAFNVAERKWAECLIDTLDLKKELFPPCFEPFDIAGEVTERAARETGLPEGIPVVFGGGDQFMHAVGNGLVYPGMVSSNIGTGGQIAAMTDQPLYDSKLRTNTFCHVKPNTWNIQGSSLNSGLSLEWLKTNILKEKDFGTMEAMAAGVPPGSDGLIFLPYLTGERTPHLNPNAKGIFFGLAFGHRSEHLVRAVMEGVAFSLKDSLEIMESLGIKADKVMASGGGAKSRLWLQIQADVYNKPIYTTKTREEASLGAAITAGVGIGLYPSVEEACEKVIHTHAEIIEPIKKNSSLYAERYEVFKELYRRNKDLFLL from the coding sequence ATGAATTATTTAATTGGAATTGACTTAGGAACATCGAGTGTAAAAGCTATTTTGATGGACAGAGAGGGGAATATTCTCTCACAGGCACAGAAATCATACCAAATTGATGTTCCTGAAATAGGGTACGCAGAGCAATCACCTGAGCTTTGGTGGTCATCTACAAAAAATGTACTTAAAAAAATACTGGAACAAAACATCGATCCCTCACGGATAGGCGGCATTGGCTTTTCTGGACAAATGCACGGGCTGGTCATGGTGGGTAAGAGGGGAGAGAGTGTCAGACCAGCAATCATCTGGTCTGATCAGCGTTCAAAATCCCAAGTAGAAAGAATTAATCGTCTAATTCAAGAAGAAAAAGCAGCTGGTAAAATGCTAAACTCCGTTTCAACCGGCTTTGCTGTTGCTTCTTTACTATGGGTAAAAGAAAATGAGCCGGAAAGCTATGGTAAAACGGATAAAGTTCTCCTGCCAAAGGACTATATTCGCTTTCGTTTAACAGGAAAACTGGCCGTAGAAGCGACCGATGCCTCCAGCACACTTGCCTTTAATGTGGCAGAAAGGAAATGGGCGGAATGTTTAATCGATACATTAGATTTAAAAAAGGAATTATTTCCTCCATGTTTTGAACCGTTTGATATTGCGGGAGAGGTGACGGAGCGTGCTGCCAGAGAAACCGGACTGCCAGAAGGAATACCGGTTGTGTTTGGAGGCGGTGATCAGTTTATGCACGCAGTAGGAAATGGACTTGTGTATCCGGGAATGGTTTCCTCAAACATTGGTACAGGCGGACAAATTGCTGCAATGACGGATCAGCCTTTATATGATTCAAAACTTCGGACCAATACATTTTGCCATGTTAAACCGAATACATGGAATATACAAGGGTCAAGTTTAAATAGCGGACTGTCCTTGGAATGGCTCAAAACAAATATTTTGAAAGAAAAGGACTTTGGAACAATGGAGGCAATGGCAGCAGGTGTGCCTCCTGGTAGTGACGGACTGATTTTTTTGCCGTATTTGACAGGTGAAAGGACGCCACACTTAAATCCTAATGCAAAAGGAATTTTCTTTGGGCTAGCTTTTGGCCATCGAAGTGAGCATCTGGTCAGAGCGGTGATGGAGGGCGTTGCTTTTTCACTAAAGGATTCACTTGAAATCATGGAGTCTCTCGGGATAAAAGCAGATAAAGTGATGGCATCCGGAGGCGGTGCAAAGAGCAGGCTTTGGCTTCAAATTCAGGCAGATGTCTACAACAAGCCTATTTATACAACCAAAACAAGGGAAGAAGCCAGTTTAGGAGCGGCCATTACGGCAGGTGTCGGCATCGGTTTGTATCCATCTGTGGAAGAGGCCTGTGAAAAGGTGATTCACACCCATGCAGAAATCATAGAGCCAATTAAAAAAAATAGCAGCTTGTATGCCGAGCGCTATGAGGTATTTAAAGAGCTGTACAGGAGAAATAAAGATCTCTTCCTATTATGA
- a CDS encoding purine-cytosine permease family protein → MNIEKRTIDFIPEEERHGNVRSLFTIWFSANMQITTLVTGALAIEFGLSPFWGIVAVIAGNLLGAIFMASHSVQGPKLGIPQMIQSRAQFGVVGAVLPLCVVILMYIGFFASSGVLGAQAISSAFSIPVNGGIVLLSIIALVITLFGYDLIHKMEKYFAIIFAVVFVFVTIEALRLPMPAHLWSPGHFTPGTFLLMVSIAATWQLTYAPYVADYSRYLPSNTPSLKTFAYTYAGTAIGTIWMMTLGIILTALIPKFLSNSSLGLANLIGLHFSVIMYLVIVLGVLAVNVLNLYGAFMSITTTLEAFTKLKATTKVRFWLVLTAAIIGTVLSIWGNGNFLNNFENFILLLSYFMVPWTAINLIDYYLLRQGEYSVWDVFNPNGQYGTFNWIAIFAYLVSVVLEIPFVNTTIYVGPVSKALGGTDIAWITGLVIPLILYYYPMKKRVKADLPIQEVVRKEVR, encoded by the coding sequence ATGAATATTGAAAAACGCACAATCGATTTTATTCCCGAAGAAGAAAGGCATGGCAATGTTCGCAGTTTGTTTACCATTTGGTTTAGCGCGAATATGCAGATTACTACACTTGTCACAGGGGCTCTTGCTATTGAGTTCGGTTTGAGCCCATTCTGGGGCATTGTTGCGGTTATTGCAGGGAATCTTCTTGGTGCTATTTTTATGGCCTCGCACTCGGTTCAGGGACCCAAACTGGGAATCCCTCAGATGATCCAAAGCCGTGCCCAATTTGGTGTGGTAGGCGCTGTACTTCCGCTTTGTGTAGTGATCCTTATGTATATTGGATTTTTTGCAAGCAGCGGAGTTCTAGGTGCCCAGGCCATTAGCAGCGCTTTTTCCATCCCGGTAAATGGGGGCATTGTCCTGTTGAGTATCATAGCACTTGTCATTACCCTTTTTGGCTATGATTTGATCCACAAAATGGAGAAATATTTTGCTATTATATTTGCCGTCGTGTTTGTTTTTGTAACAATAGAAGCGCTTCGTCTTCCTATGCCAGCACATCTTTGGTCTCCGGGGCATTTTACACCGGGCACATTTTTATTAATGGTCAGTATTGCAGCTACATGGCAATTAACCTATGCACCATATGTAGCGGATTATTCTCGATATCTCCCAAGTAATACTCCATCATTAAAAACATTTGCGTATACATATGCAGGTACAGCGATCGGAACGATTTGGATGATGACCCTAGGCATTATTCTGACTGCCCTTATCCCTAAATTCTTAAGCAATTCCAGCCTGGGCCTTGCCAATCTGATTGGTCTTCATTTCTCGGTGATTATGTATTTGGTCATCGTTCTGGGCGTTTTAGCAGTCAATGTGCTTAATCTATACGGGGCATTTATGTCCATTACTACAACATTGGAAGCATTTACGAAGCTAAAGGCAACGACAAAGGTTCGATTCTGGCTTGTTTTAACTGCTGCCATTATTGGCACTGTCTTATCAATCTGGGGTAATGGCAACTTCCTTAACAATTTTGAGAATTTCATTCTGCTGCTTTCGTATTTTATGGTGCCCTGGACAGCCATTAACTTAATAGACTACTATCTTTTGCGGCAGGGTGAATACAGTGTTTGGGATGTATTTAATCCAAATGGGCAATACGGAACATTTAATTGGATAGCCATCTTTGCTTATTTGGTTTCGGTTGTACTTGAAATTCCCTTTGTAAATACAACCATTTATGTAGGGCCTGTCTCAAAAGCACTGGGCGGTACGGACATTGCATGGATTACAGGGCTGGTTATTCCTCTTATTCTTTACTATTATCCTATGAAAAAAAGAGTGAAGGCTGATTTGCCTATTCAAGAAGTAGTGAGGAAGGAAGTTCGTTAG
- a CDS encoding MarR family winged helix-turn-helix transcriptional regulator, with protein sequence MEKEPIGKWISLISRQNQKNLVKELKPFQIGGGGQHSFLKAIFAQPGINQDQLTQDLKFDKATTARAVKHLEEAGYIKRLIDEKDRRSYRLYPTQKGLEFRPILQAILDRANEHLIRGLTEEEKNQLIFLLKKMKTE encoded by the coding sequence ATGGAAAAAGAACCAATCGGAAAATGGATATCGCTTATCAGCCGTCAGAATCAAAAAAATCTAGTAAAGGAACTGAAGCCCTTTCAAATTGGAGGAGGCGGACAGCATAGTTTTTTAAAAGCGATTTTTGCGCAGCCTGGAATCAATCAGGATCAATTAACACAGGATTTAAAATTCGATAAGGCTACAACAGCTCGCGCAGTCAAGCACTTAGAGGAAGCAGGTTATATCAAAAGATTGATTGATGAGAAGGACCGGCGCTCATACCGCCTGTATCCTACCCAAAAGGGACTTGAATTCCGTCCCATTCTCCAGGCTATTTTAGATAGAGCCAATGAACACTTAATAAGAGGATTAACGGAAGAAGAAAAGAATCAGCTCATTTTTTTGCTCAAAAAAATGAAAACAGAATAA